From Erwinia pyri, a single genomic window includes:
- the atpD gene encoding F0F1 ATP synthase subunit beta, with protein MATGKIVQVIGAVVDVEFPQDAVPQVYSALEVKNGDARLVLEVQQQLGGGVVRTIAMGSSDGLKRGLETVDLEHPIEVPVGTATLGRIMNVLGEPIDMKGDIGEEERWAIHRAAPSYEDQSNSQELLETGIKVIDLMCPFAKGGKVGLFGGAGVGKTVNMMELIRNIAAEHSGFSVFAGVGERTREGNDFYHEMTDSNVIDKVSLVYGQMNEPPGNRLRVALTGLTMAEKFRDEGRDVLLFIDNIYRYTLAGTEVSALLGRMPSAVGYQPTLAEEMGVLQERITSTKTGSITSVQAVYVPADDLTDPSPATTFAHLDATVVLSRQIASLGIYPAVDPLDSTSRQLDPLVVGQEHYDTARGVQSLLQRYQELKDIIAILGMDELSEEDKLVVARSRKMQRFLSQPFFVAEVFTGSPGKYVSLKDTIRGFKGIMEGEFDHMPEQAFYMVGSIEEAVEKAKKL; from the coding sequence ATGGCTACTGGAAAGATTGTCCAGGTAATCGGCGCCGTTGTGGACGTCGAGTTCCCTCAGGACGCAGTACCACAAGTGTACAGCGCCCTTGAGGTTAAAAATGGTGATGCTCGTCTGGTGCTGGAAGTCCAGCAGCAGCTGGGTGGCGGCGTGGTGCGTACCATCGCCATGGGTTCTTCCGACGGCCTGAAGCGCGGTCTGGAAACGGTTGACCTTGAGCACCCAATCGAAGTGCCAGTAGGCACTGCCACACTTGGCCGTATCATGAACGTGCTGGGTGAGCCTATCGATATGAAGGGCGACATCGGCGAAGAAGAGCGCTGGGCAATTCACCGTGCGGCACCTTCTTACGAAGATCAGTCCAACTCGCAAGAGCTGCTGGAAACCGGTATCAAAGTTATCGACCTGATGTGTCCGTTCGCTAAGGGCGGTAAAGTCGGTCTGTTCGGTGGTGCGGGTGTGGGTAAAACCGTAAACATGATGGAGCTGATCCGTAACATTGCGGCTGAGCACTCAGGTTTCTCCGTATTTGCCGGTGTGGGCGAGCGTACCCGTGAAGGGAACGACTTCTACCACGAGATGACCGACTCTAACGTTATCGATAAAGTTTCACTGGTTTATGGCCAGATGAACGAGCCACCAGGAAACCGTCTGCGCGTAGCGCTGACCGGCCTGACCATGGCTGAGAAGTTCCGTGACGAAGGTCGTGACGTTCTGCTGTTCATCGATAACATCTACCGTTACACCCTGGCCGGTACTGAAGTATCAGCACTGCTGGGTCGTATGCCTTCTGCGGTAGGCTATCAGCCAACGCTGGCGGAAGAGATGGGTGTCCTGCAGGAGCGTATTACCTCCACCAAGACCGGTTCAATCACCTCCGTTCAGGCCGTTTACGTCCCTGCGGATGACTTGACTGACCCATCGCCAGCCACCACCTTTGCGCACCTTGACGCAACCGTGGTACTGAGCCGTCAGATCGCTTCTCTGGGTATCTACCCAGCGGTTGACCCACTGGACTCTACCAGCCGTCAGCTGGATCCACTGGTTGTTGGCCAGGAGCACTACGATACCGCTCGTGGCGTTCAGTCCCTGCTGCAGCGTTATCAGGAACTGAAAGATATCATCGCCATCCTGGGTATGGACGAACTCTCTGAAGAAGACAAACTGGTGGTAGCACGCTCTCGTAAGATGCAGCGCTTCCTCTCCCAGCCGTTCTTCGTGGCGGAAGTCTTTACCGGTTCTCCAGGTAAATATGTGTCGCTGAAAGATACCATCCGTGGCTTTAAAGGCATCATGGAAGGTGAATTCGACCATATGCCAGAGCAGGCTTTCTACATGGTGGGTTCCATCGAAGAAGCCGTGGAAAAAGCGAAGAAGCTGTAA